One Ascaphus truei isolate aAscTru1 chromosome 12 unlocalized genomic scaffold, aAscTru1.hap1 SUPER_12_unloc_8, whole genome shotgun sequence genomic region harbors:
- the LOC142473882 gene encoding histone H2A type 1-like, protein MSGRGKQGGKTRAKAKTRSSRAGLQFPVGRVHRLLRKGNYAQRVGAGAPVYLAAVLEYLTAEILELAGNAARDNKKSRIIPRHLQLALRNDEELNRLLGGVTIAQGGVLPNIQAVLLPKKTESHKPAKSSK, encoded by the coding sequence ATGTCTGGAAGAGGCAAACAAGGCGGGAAAACTCGCGCTAAGGCCAAGACTCGCTCATCTCGGGCTGGGCTGCAGTTCCCAGTCGGCCGTGTGCACAGGCTGCTTCGGAAGGGAAATTATGCTCAGCGTGTGGGGGCCGGAGCCCCGGTCTATTTGGCCGCAGTGCTGGAGTATCTGACCGCTGAGATCCTGGAGTTGGCCGGTAACGCCGCCCGGGACAATAAGAAGTCCCGCATCATCCCCCGGCACCTGCAGCTCGCTTTGCGGAACGACGAGGAGCTGAACAGGCTGCTCGGAGGGGTCACCATCGCTCAGGGGGGTGTCCTGCCCAACATCCAGGCCGTGCTACTGCCCAAGAAAACCGAGAGCCACAAGCCGGCCAAGAGCAGCAAGTGA
- the LOC142473883 gene encoding histone H4, giving the protein MTGRGKGGKGLGKGGAKRHRKVLRDNIQGITKPAIRRLARRGGVKRISGLIYEETRGVLKVFLENVIRDAVTYTEHAKRKTVTAMDVVYALKRQGRTLYGFGG; this is encoded by the coding sequence ATGACTGGTCGCGGGAAAGGAGGAAAAGGGCTCGGGAAAGGAGGTGCCAAGAGGCATAGGAAGGTTCTTCGTGACAACATCCAAGGCATTACCAAGCCTGCTATCCGCCGCCTGGCTCGCAGAGGAGGAGTGAAGCGCATCTCCGGTCTCATCTATGAAGAGACCCGTGGGGTGCTCAAGGTTTTCCTGGAGAATGTGATCCGGGACGCGGTCACCTACACCGAGCACGCTAAGAGGAAGACAGTCACCGCTATGGACGTGGTGTATGCTCTCAAGCGCCAGGGCCGCACTCTCTATGGATTCGGAGGCTAA